In one window of Micromonospora cathayae DNA:
- a CDS encoding ATP-binding cassette domain-containing protein produces the protein MGTRPSGDRLLRRSVRLGGGWTATLVGVALLGSTAELLLPAALGLAVDAALGSGSRWWPVAACALVALLIVTDTLTDLATGYGAARATARLRGHLLRHLFRLDVRQTRRHTVGDLVARLVAQAADAGQAGNAVVLGLIAVLPPLGSVVALTILEPVLGVTLLAGLALLAVLMRAFVTDASAATTAYQRVLGGIAGRLVESLSGARTIAAAATADRERDRVLAPLPELAGHGRRTWVLLAQAGARTAAVAPLLNLAVIAVGGYALTVGWLTPGELVAAVRYAALGAGLGAAVAALNRLVRSRAGAQRVADLLDLPVTPDGDRRLPRGWGAVSLRGVCVRADDGRTILDRIDLDVPAGGTLAVVGASGSGKSTLAAVAGRLHDPDDGEVLLDGVPLHRIAPAELRRAVGYAFERPVLVGATVHEAVGLALPVEVARPPDDAPASAPVLAATRAAAVADCVARLPDGFRTPLDRAPLSGGEAQRLGLARAFVAERLLVLDDATSSLDTATEHRITQAVTGHSGGRTRLVVTHRAATAATADLVAWLDDGRLRALAPHRRLWADPAYRAVFLAGDGTR, from the coding sequence ATGGGGACGCGACCCAGCGGGGACCGGCTGCTGCGCCGCTCGGTACGGCTCGGCGGCGGGTGGACCGCCACCCTGGTCGGGGTCGCGCTGCTCGGGTCCACCGCCGAACTCCTCCTCCCCGCCGCCCTCGGGCTGGCCGTCGACGCCGCCCTCGGCAGCGGATCCCGCTGGTGGCCGGTGGCCGCCTGCGCCCTGGTGGCGCTGCTGATCGTCACCGACACCCTCACCGACCTGGCGACCGGCTACGGCGCGGCCCGGGCCACCGCCCGGCTCCGCGGCCACCTGCTGCGCCACCTGTTCCGGCTGGACGTCCGGCAGACCCGCCGGCACACCGTCGGTGACCTGGTCGCCCGGCTGGTCGCCCAGGCCGCCGACGCCGGTCAGGCCGGCAACGCCGTGGTCCTCGGCCTGATCGCGGTGCTCCCACCGTTGGGCAGCGTCGTCGCGCTCACCATCCTGGAACCGGTCCTCGGGGTCACCCTGCTCGCCGGACTGGCTCTGCTCGCCGTACTGATGCGGGCCTTCGTCACGGACGCCTCCGCCGCGACCACCGCGTACCAGCGGGTCCTCGGCGGGATCGCCGGCCGGCTGGTCGAGTCGCTCAGCGGGGCCCGGACCATCGCCGCCGCCGCCACCGCCGACCGGGAACGCGACCGGGTACTCGCCCCGCTGCCCGAACTGGCCGGGCACGGCCGACGGACCTGGGTGTTGCTGGCCCAGGCCGGCGCGCGGACCGCCGCAGTGGCCCCACTGCTGAACCTGGCCGTGATCGCGGTCGGCGGGTACGCCCTGACCGTCGGCTGGCTCACCCCGGGTGAACTCGTGGCCGCCGTCCGGTACGCGGCCCTCGGCGCCGGCCTGGGCGCGGCGGTGGCCGCCCTGAACCGGCTGGTCCGCAGCCGGGCCGGGGCGCAACGGGTCGCCGACCTGCTGGACCTGCCGGTGACCCCGGACGGCGACCGGCGGCTCCCCCGGGGCTGGGGCGCGGTGAGCCTGCGCGGGGTGTGCGTCCGCGCCGACGACGGCCGGACCATCCTGGACCGGATCGACCTGGACGTGCCGGCAGGCGGCACCCTGGCCGTGGTCGGGGCGTCCGGGTCGGGCAAGTCCACCCTGGCGGCGGTGGCCGGTCGGCTGCATGATCCGGATGACGGTGAGGTGCTGCTGGACGGGGTGCCGCTGCACCGGATCGCCCCGGCGGAGCTGCGCCGCGCGGTCGGGTACGCCTTCGAACGGCCGGTGCTGGTCGGCGCGACCGTGCACGAGGCGGTCGGCCTCGCCCTGCCCGTGGAGGTGGCCCGCCCACCCGACGACGCCCCGGCCTCCGCGCCGGTCCTCGCGGCGACCCGGGCCGCGGCGGTCGCCGACTGCGTGGCCCGGCTGCCCGACGGCTTCCGTACCCCGCTGGACCGGGCCCCGCTCTCCGGTGGCGAGGCGCAGCGGCTGGGCCTGGCCCGGGCGTTCGTCGCCGAACGGCTGCTGGTGCTGGACGACGCCACGTCCAGCCTGGACACCGCCACCGAGCACCGGATCACCCAGGCGGTGACCGGCCACAGCGGTGGACGTACCCGGCTGGTCGTCACCCACCGGGCGGCGACGGCGGCAACGGCCGACCTGGTCGCCTGGCTCGACGATGGACGACTGCGCGCGCTCGCACCGCACCGCCGGCTGTGGGCGGACCCGGCCTACCGGGCGGTCTTCCTGGCCGGGGACGGGACGCGGTGA
- a CDS encoding ATP-binding cassette domain-containing protein, with amino-acid sequence MSGPVRSSPVRSPTVDGPPADGPPVEEPPVDGQAVGEPPVGVRRETWRALRARRSALVRLAGWSVAESLPALLSGYLVARAVDQGFLAGRFVPGLAWLGLLAGTVLVGAAATGRVYRALGAVVEPFRDELATRVVSGALHAATRGGGRTQRAAVARLTQQVEVVRDTFGGLLMVVRGFLFAAVSALVGLLALAPVVAALVAGPLLVGLLVFVAGLPAMVTHQRRYVRAGETLGESAATALAGHRDVLACRARDRVVAEVDARVAAQAAAERTVARLTALRSLSLGLGGWAPLAVLLLATGWLVDRGVSTGAVLGALIYVSTGLQPALRALVQGVGGGGLRYVVTLERILRTSPSSTAPPPRDRDHPTAPPPTPARPTIPAPARDRLVAPGGPAAAVRVRDLTFRYGPQARPVVADFSLTLAPGEHLAVVGPSGAGKSTLAALVAGLARPEAGTVEIADTPVGSRSADELARLRVLVPQEAYVFTASLADNLRYLRPDADDATLDAALDLLGARPLADRLGGLAAPVEPAVLSAGERQVIAAVRAWLATAPLVILDEATCHLDPRAEAVVEEAFARRPGTLIVVAHRITSAVRADRVLVIDGERPLLGDHRGLLSRSATYRELVGYWDEVPPPVPASS; translated from the coding sequence GTGAGCGGGCCGGTCCGCTCCTCCCCGGTCCGCTCCCCCACCGTCGACGGGCCGCCGGCCGACGGCCCACCTGTCGAGGAGCCACCAGTCGACGGGCAGGCGGTCGGGGAGCCGCCGGTCGGGGTACGGCGGGAGACCTGGCGGGCGCTGCGCGCCCGACGCTCGGCGCTGGTCCGGTTGGCCGGTTGGTCGGTCGCCGAGTCGCTGCCGGCGCTGCTCTCCGGGTACCTGGTCGCCCGCGCGGTCGACCAGGGTTTCCTGGCCGGCCGGTTCGTGCCGGGGCTGGCCTGGCTCGGCCTGCTCGCGGGTACCGTGCTGGTCGGCGCGGCGGCCACCGGCCGGGTGTACCGGGCGCTCGGCGCGGTGGTCGAACCGTTCCGCGACGAACTCGCCACCCGGGTGGTGTCCGGCGCGCTGCACGCGGCGACCAGGGGTGGGGGGCGGACGCAGCGCGCCGCGGTGGCCCGCCTCACCCAGCAGGTGGAGGTGGTCCGGGACACCTTCGGTGGCCTGCTGATGGTGGTCCGCGGCTTCCTCTTCGCGGCCGTCTCGGCGCTGGTCGGCCTGCTCGCCCTGGCCCCGGTGGTGGCCGCCCTGGTCGCCGGGCCGCTGCTGGTCGGTCTGCTGGTCTTCGTCGCCGGACTGCCGGCGATGGTGACCCACCAGCGCCGGTACGTGCGGGCCGGTGAGACGCTCGGCGAGTCGGCGGCCACCGCGCTGGCCGGACACCGCGACGTGCTCGCCTGCCGGGCCCGGGACCGGGTGGTCGCCGAGGTGGACGCCCGGGTCGCGGCGCAGGCCGCCGCCGAACGGACGGTGGCCCGGTTGACCGCGCTGCGCAGCCTCAGTCTCGGCCTGGGCGGCTGGGCGCCGTTGGCGGTGCTGCTGCTCGCGACGGGGTGGCTGGTGGACCGGGGGGTGAGCACCGGCGCGGTGCTCGGGGCGTTGATCTACGTCTCGACCGGGCTGCAACCGGCGCTGCGCGCCCTGGTGCAGGGGGTCGGCGGCGGCGGGCTGCGCTACGTGGTGACCCTGGAGCGGATCCTGCGCACCAGCCCGTCGTCGACCGCCCCGCCGCCCCGCGACCGGGACCACCCGACCGCCCCACCACCAACCCCGGCCCGGCCGACCATCCCAGCGCCAGCTCGGGACCGGCTGGTCGCGCCGGGCGGGCCCGCGGCGGCGGTCCGGGTCCGGGACCTGACCTTCCGGTACGGGCCGCAGGCCCGGCCGGTGGTGGCGGACTTCTCGCTGACCCTGGCCCCCGGCGAGCACCTCGCGGTGGTCGGCCCGAGTGGAGCCGGCAAGTCCACCCTGGCCGCGCTGGTCGCCGGGCTGGCCCGCCCGGAGGCGGGCACCGTGGAGATCGCCGACACGCCGGTGGGCAGCCGGTCGGCCGACGAGTTGGCGCGGCTCCGAGTGCTGGTGCCCCAGGAGGCGTACGTGTTCACCGCTTCCCTCGCCGACAACCTGCGTTACCTGCGCCCGGACGCGGACGACGCAACCCTGGACGCGGCCCTGGACCTGCTGGGCGCCCGGCCGCTGGCCGACCGGCTGGGTGGGCTCGCCGCACCGGTGGAGCCGGCGGTCCTCTCCGCCGGGGAGCGGCAGGTGATCGCCGCGGTACGGGCCTGGTTGGCCACCGCCCCGCTGGTGATCCTGGACGAGGCGACCTGTCACCTGGACCCGCGCGCCGAGGCGGTGGTCGAGGAGGCGTTCGCCCGCCGGCCCGGCACCCTGATCGTCGTGGCGCACCGGATCACCTCCGCGGTACGGGCCGACCGGGTGCTCGTGATCGACGGGGAACGCCCCCTTCTCGGTGACCACCGGGGCCTGCTGAGCAGGTCCGCGACCTACCGGGAGCTGGTCGGGTACTGGGATGAGGTGCCACCCCCGGTCCCGGCCAGCTCCTGA
- a CDS encoding response regulator transcription factor gives MIRTLLALDGTLIRGALAMVLAAEHDISVVAEVDRGDEVQQMLWARLPDVAVVDLDLIAGHGPGAVGPCPMLLLVDRPRVRGLHDMLTGRRTVGVLANDVSPHRVVDSVRRLARGETVVDVELVLAAFNANSPLTGRETEILELTAAGATVAEVAGSLGLSPGTVRNHLGRISRKTGARTRVEAVRVARDAGWI, from the coding sequence GTGATTCGCACCCTGCTCGCCCTCGACGGCACCCTGATCCGCGGCGCACTGGCCATGGTGCTGGCCGCGGAGCACGACATCAGCGTGGTCGCCGAGGTGGACCGTGGTGACGAGGTCCAGCAGATGCTCTGGGCGCGACTGCCTGACGTGGCCGTGGTCGACCTCGACCTGATCGCCGGGCACGGACCCGGCGCCGTCGGCCCCTGTCCGATGCTGCTGCTCGTCGACCGGCCTCGGGTCCGCGGGCTGCACGACATGCTCACCGGTCGGCGGACGGTCGGTGTCCTCGCCAACGACGTGTCGCCGCACCGGGTGGTGGACAGCGTCCGCCGTCTCGCCCGGGGCGAGACGGTGGTCGACGTCGAACTGGTGCTCGCCGCGTTCAACGCGAACAGCCCGTTGACCGGCCGGGAGACCGAGATCCTGGAACTGACCGCCGCCGGGGCGACGGTCGCCGAGGTGGCCGGCTCGCTCGGGCTCTCCCCGGGCACCGTCCGCAACCACCTGGGCCGGATCAGCCGCAAGACCGGCGCCCGGACCCGGGTCGAGGCGGTGCGGGTCGCCCGGGACGCCGGCTGGATCTGA
- a CDS encoding response regulator transcription factor: MRRVPEIGEYVVIRVVVVEEMGLLRGALCAVLAVEEDMEVIADVADVGELPAVVRRHQPDVVVLDLAPKSPGVLDVIEEIAVHAPMAAVLAMSYRWSPSVLEAALAAGARGFIGKDGPLEDLIRMVRSLAAGERVIDPVAAVAVLRPPTCPLTPRELEVLRAASEGLPLKEIARRLFLAHGTVRNHLSAILRKTGARNRVEAIRHAQRDGWL; this comes from the coding sequence ATGCGACGCGTACCCGAGATCGGAGAGTACGTGGTGATCCGCGTTGTTGTGGTTGAGGAGATGGGTCTGCTGCGTGGCGCGCTGTGCGCCGTGTTGGCGGTCGAGGAGGACATGGAGGTCATCGCCGATGTCGCGGACGTCGGTGAGTTGCCGGCGGTGGTGCGTCGCCACCAGCCGGACGTGGTGGTGCTGGATCTGGCCCCGAAGTCGCCCGGCGTGCTCGACGTGATCGAGGAGATCGCCGTCCACGCGCCCATGGCGGCCGTCCTGGCGATGAGCTACCGGTGGAGCCCGTCGGTGCTGGAGGCGGCGCTCGCGGCCGGGGCGCGGGGCTTCATCGGCAAGGACGGTCCCCTGGAGGACCTGATCCGGATGGTCCGTTCGCTGGCCGCCGGAGAACGGGTGATCGACCCGGTGGCGGCCGTGGCCGTGCTGCGTCCACCGACCTGCCCGCTCACCCCACGCGAACTGGAGGTGCTGCGGGCGGCGTCCGAGGGGCTGCCGCTGAAGGAGATCGCGCGGCGGCTCTTCCTCGCCCACGGGACGGTGCGGAACCACCTGTCGGCGATCCTGCGCAAGACCGGAGCCCGTAACCGGGTGGAGGCCATTCGCCACGCCCAACGCGACGGGTGGTTGTAG
- a CDS encoding Clp protease N-terminal domain-containing protein: MTDPGKTPNPIRLDDLIEAIKKVHSDALDQLSSAVVAADHLGDLADHLIGHFVDQARRSGASWTEIGRSMGVSKQAAQKRFVPKGGESTLDPSEGFNRFTPRARNVVMAAHNEASAAGNPQIGPEHLVLGLLAEPDAVAAQAIVAQGVTLDAVRQTVAATLPPAVPDVPSLIPYNAEAKKALELTFREALRLGHNYIGTEHILLALLEQEGGSGVLTGLGVDKEATESHVAEVVAAAVRARGGS, encoded by the coding sequence ATGACGGATCCCGGCAAGACGCCCAACCCCATCCGCCTCGACGACCTGATCGAGGCGATCAAGAAAGTGCACAGCGACGCCCTCGACCAGCTCTCCAGCGCCGTGGTCGCGGCCGACCACCTCGGGGACCTCGCCGACCACCTGATCGGCCACTTCGTCGACCAGGCCCGGCGCTCCGGCGCGTCGTGGACCGAGATCGGCCGGAGCATGGGGGTCAGCAAACAGGCCGCGCAGAAGCGCTTCGTCCCGAAGGGAGGCGAGAGCACGCTGGACCCGAGCGAGGGGTTCAACCGGTTCACCCCGCGGGCCCGCAACGTGGTGATGGCCGCGCACAACGAGGCCAGCGCCGCCGGCAACCCGCAGATCGGTCCGGAGCACCTGGTGCTCGGCCTGCTCGCCGAGCCGGACGCGGTGGCCGCTCAGGCGATCGTCGCGCAGGGCGTCACCCTGGACGCCGTCCGGCAGACGGTGGCCGCGACGCTGCCGCCGGCGGTGCCGGACGTGCCCAGTCTCATCCCGTACAACGCCGAGGCGAAGAAGGCGCTGGAGCTGACCTTCCGGGAGGCGCTCCGGCTGGGGCACAACTACATCGGCACCGAGCACATCCTGCTCGCCCTGCTCGAACAGGAGGGCGGTTCCGGGGTGCTCACCGGTCTCGGCGTCGACAAGGAGGCCACCGAGTCGCACGTCGCCGAGGTGGTCGCCGCCGCCGTGCGGGCCCGGGGCGGTAGCTGA
- a CDS encoding acyl-CoA synthetase — MSLLSGLTRSPDAHPDLVRVGDRTMSGETLLRCATAVADRLAGAPRVAVEATASLETVVAVVGGLLAGVAVVPVPPDSGPRERAHIYRDSGVPALLAPAGTPVDPDGPPVVPVDLADRSDTTYPEPDDDRPALVLYTSGTTGAPKGAVIGRSAVAACLDALADAWAWTPDDLLVHGLPLFHVHGLVLGVLGPLRLGGRLHHVQRPDPVRYAGAGGSLYFGVPTVWQRVGANPAAARALRGARLLVSGSAGLPAAVFDQLHALTSHRIVERYGMTETLITVSTRADGPRRPGTVGHPLRDVRTRLVDETGADVPADGSSLGELLVSGPGLFQGYLNRPDADAASRTADGWFRTGDVATVDPDGWHRIVGRASTDLIKSGGYRIGAGEVEDALLAHPGVTEAAVVGTPHPDLGQQVTAYVVADGVTGAELIDFVARQLAVHKRPRQVHLVDGLPRTPLGKVQKSRLTG; from the coding sequence GTGTCGCTGCTGTCGGGGCTGACCCGGTCGCCGGACGCGCATCCGGACCTGGTCCGGGTGGGTGACCGCACCATGTCCGGCGAAACGCTGCTGCGGTGCGCCACCGCCGTCGCCGACCGGCTGGCCGGCGCGCCCCGGGTCGCGGTGGAGGCCACCGCCAGCCTGGAGACCGTGGTCGCGGTGGTGGGCGGGCTGCTGGCCGGAGTGGCCGTGGTGCCCGTACCCCCCGACTCGGGGCCCCGGGAACGCGCGCACATCTACCGCGACTCCGGCGTACCCGCCCTGCTCGCGCCGGCCGGCACGCCGGTCGACCCGGACGGGCCGCCGGTCGTCCCGGTCGACCTGGCCGACCGCTCCGACACCACGTACCCGGAACCGGACGACGACCGCCCGGCCCTGGTGCTCTACACCAGCGGTACCACCGGCGCGCCCAAGGGCGCGGTCATCGGGCGGAGCGCGGTCGCGGCCTGCCTCGACGCGCTCGCCGACGCCTGGGCCTGGACCCCGGACGACCTGCTGGTACACGGCCTGCCGCTGTTCCACGTGCACGGGCTGGTGCTCGGCGTGCTCGGCCCGCTCCGGCTCGGCGGCCGGCTGCACCACGTGCAACGCCCCGACCCGGTCCGGTACGCGGGCGCGGGCGGCTCCCTCTACTTCGGCGTACCGACGGTCTGGCAGCGGGTCGGCGCGAACCCGGCCGCCGCGCGGGCGCTGCGCGGGGCCCGGCTGCTCGTCTCCGGCAGCGCCGGTCTGCCGGCGGCGGTCTTCGACCAGCTGCACGCGCTGACCTCGCACCGGATCGTCGAGCGGTACGGCATGACCGAAACCCTGATCACCGTCAGCACCCGCGCCGACGGCCCCCGCCGCCCCGGCACCGTCGGGCACCCGCTGCGTGACGTACGGACCCGGCTGGTCGACGAGACCGGCGCGGACGTGCCGGCCGACGGATCCTCCCTCGGCGAGCTGCTGGTCAGCGGGCCCGGCCTGTTCCAGGGATACCTCAACCGACCGGACGCCGACGCGGCCAGCCGGACGGCCGACGGCTGGTTCCGCACCGGCGACGTGGCCACCGTCGACCCGGACGGCTGGCACCGGATCGTCGGGCGGGCCTCCACCGACCTGATCAAGAGCGGCGGGTACCGGATCGGCGCCGGCGAGGTCGAGGACGCCCTGCTCGCCCATCCCGGCGTCACGGAGGCCGCCGTGGTCGGCACCCCGCATCCGGACCTCGGCCAGCAGGTCACCGCGTACGTGGTCGCCGACGGGGTGACCGGCGCGGAGCTGATCGACTTCGTGGCCCGGCAGCTCGCCGTGCACAAACGGCCCCGTCAGGTGCACCTGGTGGACGGGCTGCCCCGTACCCCGCTCGGCAAGGTGCAGAAGTCACGGCTCACCGGCTGA
- a CDS encoding ABC transporter ATP-binding protein, which yields MDAHLVVDRGTFRLDVRLRVAAGEVVALLGPNGAGKTTALRTLAGLQALTDGHVTLDGRDVDRPAGRVWTPPERRRIGVVFQDYLLFPHLSAVDNVAFGLRRQGLDRRAARASARDWLARVGLAGYADRRPRQLSGGQAQRVALARALAVRPVALLLDEPLAALDARTRLDTRAELQRHLAAHPGPTLLVTHDPLDALVLADRLVIVEGGQVVQEGDAVTVTARPRTDYVARLVGLNLHRGQASGHQVRIGDAFTLTTVDRVAGDAFVAFPPAAVALHPSRPEGSPRNTWPATVVGIQRHGDNLRVRLDGPLPVAADVTPAAAAQLRLSPGQPVWAAVKAAETRAYPAGPG from the coding sequence TTGGACGCGCACCTGGTCGTCGACCGGGGAACCTTCCGGCTCGACGTGCGGCTACGGGTCGCCGCCGGGGAGGTGGTCGCGCTGCTCGGCCCGAACGGCGCGGGCAAGACCACCGCGCTGCGTACGCTGGCCGGGTTGCAGGCCCTCACCGACGGGCACGTCACCCTGGACGGGCGGGACGTCGACCGGCCCGCCGGGCGGGTGTGGACACCGCCGGAGCGCCGCCGCATCGGCGTGGTCTTCCAGGACTATCTGCTCTTCCCGCACCTGAGCGCGGTGGACAACGTGGCGTTCGGGCTGCGGCGGCAGGGCCTGGACCGGCGGGCCGCCCGCGCCTCGGCCCGGGACTGGCTGGCCCGGGTCGGGCTGGCCGGGTACGCCGACCGCCGTCCCCGGCAGCTCTCCGGCGGGCAGGCGCAACGGGTCGCGTTGGCCCGCGCGCTGGCGGTACGGCCGGTGGCGCTGCTGCTCGACGAGCCGCTCGCCGCGTTGGACGCGCGGACCCGGCTGGACACCCGGGCCGAACTCCAGCGTCACCTGGCCGCGCACCCGGGCCCGACGCTGCTGGTCACCCATGATCCGCTGGACGCGTTGGTGCTGGCCGACCGGCTGGTCATCGTGGAGGGTGGGCAGGTGGTGCAGGAGGGGGACGCGGTGACGGTGACCGCCCGCCCCCGCACCGACTACGTCGCCCGGCTGGTCGGGCTCAACCTGCACCGGGGGCAGGCCAGCGGGCATCAGGTACGGATCGGCGACGCGTTCACCCTGACCACCGTCGACCGGGTGGCCGGGGACGCCTTCGTCGCGTTCCCGCCGGCCGCGGTGGCGCTGCACCCGAGCCGGCCGGAGGGCAGCCCCCGCAACACCTGGCCGGCCACCGTCGTCGGCATCCAGCGCCACGGCGACAACCTGCGGGTACGGCTCGACGGTCCGCTGCCGGTGGCTGCCGACGTCACCCCGGCTGCCGCCGCGCAGCTGCGGCTCAGCCCCGGCCAGCCGGTCTGGGCCGCGGTCAAGGCCGCCGAGACCCGGGCCTACCCGGCCGGACCCGGCTGA
- a CDS encoding ABC transporter permease, protein MRAPGRRVPVALLVPAVLGLLFLVSPLVGLLVRTPWTELPQRLAEPAVLTALRLSLVSATLATGLCLLLGVPLAWVLARVEFPGRRVLRALVTVPLVLPPVVGGVALLLVFGRRGLLGGWLDATFGITLPFTTAGVVLAEAFVAMPFLVIAVEGALRGADRRYEEAAATLGAGRWTTFTHVTLPLVAPGVTAGAVLCWARALGEFGATITFAGNYPGTTQTMPLAVYLALETDLEAAIVLSVVLLAVSVTILAALRDRWITSS, encoded by the coding sequence GTGCGGGCACCCGGCCGGCGGGTTCCGGTCGCGCTGCTGGTACCGGCCGTGCTGGGCCTGCTCTTCCTGGTGTCACCGCTGGTCGGGCTGCTGGTCCGGACTCCCTGGACGGAGTTGCCGCAGCGGCTCGCCGAGCCGGCGGTGCTCACCGCGCTGCGGTTGTCGCTGGTGTCGGCGACCCTGGCGACCGGGCTCTGCCTGCTGCTCGGGGTGCCGCTGGCCTGGGTGTTGGCCCGGGTGGAGTTCCCCGGCCGGCGGGTGCTCCGCGCCCTGGTCACCGTGCCGCTGGTGCTGCCGCCGGTGGTGGGCGGGGTGGCGCTGCTGCTGGTCTTCGGCCGGCGTGGACTGCTCGGCGGCTGGCTGGACGCCACCTTCGGGATCACGTTGCCGTTCACCACCGCCGGGGTGGTGCTGGCCGAGGCGTTCGTGGCGATGCCGTTCCTGGTCATCGCCGTGGAGGGGGCGCTGCGGGGCGCGGACCGCCGCTACGAGGAGGCCGCCGCCACCCTGGGCGCCGGTCGCTGGACCACCTTCACGCACGTCACGCTGCCGCTGGTCGCGCCCGGGGTGACCGCCGGCGCGGTGCTCTGCTGGGCGCGGGCGCTCGGCGAGTTCGGCGCGACGATCACCTTCGCCGGCAACTATCCGGGCACCACCCAGACCATGCCGCTCGCCGTCTACCTGGCCCTGGAGACCGACCTGGAGGCCGCCATCGTGCTCAGTGTCGTCCTGCTCGCCGTCTCGGTCACCATCCTCGCCGCGCTGCGCGACCGCTGGATCACCAGCTCATGA
- the modA gene encoding molybdate ABC transporter substrate-binding protein: MRMRGMLAGLVAVTLLAGCGGGPADDADDTVTVFAAASLTDVFTTLAEEFERDRPGTTVRLTFAGSSALANQIVQGAPADVFASAAPAPMRTVTDAGHGDGEPVVFARNQLVIAVPKGNPAGVAGLADLVKPGVKVALCAEQVPCGAAARTALDAAGVPLTPVTLEQDVRGALSKVTLGEVDAALVYRTDVGSTDTVQGVEFPESAGAVNDYPVVVLADAPNPSGARAFVEHVRSARGRAALTAAGFQVP, translated from the coding sequence GTGAGGATGCGCGGAATGCTGGCCGGGCTGGTGGCGGTGACGCTGCTGGCCGGGTGCGGCGGTGGTCCGGCCGACGACGCCGACGACACGGTGACCGTGTTCGCGGCGGCATCGCTGACCGACGTCTTCACCACGCTGGCCGAGGAGTTCGAACGGGACCGTCCCGGCACGACGGTACGGCTGACCTTCGCCGGCAGTTCGGCGCTGGCGAACCAGATCGTCCAGGGCGCGCCGGCCGACGTGTTCGCCTCGGCCGCGCCGGCCCCGATGCGTACCGTCACCGACGCCGGCCACGGCGACGGCGAGCCGGTCGTCTTCGCTCGCAACCAGCTCGTCATCGCCGTGCCGAAGGGCAACCCGGCCGGCGTGGCCGGTCTGGCCGATCTGGTGAAACCCGGGGTGAAGGTGGCGCTCTGCGCCGAGCAGGTGCCCTGCGGGGCGGCGGCCCGCACCGCGCTCGACGCCGCCGGCGTGCCGCTCACCCCGGTCACCCTGGAGCAGGACGTCCGGGGCGCGCTGTCCAAGGTGACGCTGGGCGAGGTGGACGCCGCACTGGTGTACCGCACCGACGTGGGCAGTACCGACACCGTGCAGGGGGTCGAGTTCCCCGAGTCGGCCGGCGCGGTCAACGACTATCCGGTGGTCGTGCTCGCCGACGCGCCGAACCCGTCGGGTGCCCGCGCGTTCGTCGAGCACGTCCGGTCCGCGCGGGGACGGGCGGCGCTCACCGCCGCCGGCTTCCAGGTCCCGTAG
- a CDS encoding TOBE domain-containing protein, protein MTSFRIGEAAGLLGVSADTVRRWVDGGRLPAARDEHGHRVIDGVVLAAFVRAQAAEPDERAEFSSARNRLRGIVTAVTTDTVMAQVDIQAGPFRIVSLMSREAVDELDLRVGSVAVAVIKSTTVVVERASTARGRAGS, encoded by the coding sequence GTGACGAGCTTCCGGATCGGGGAGGCGGCCGGGCTGCTCGGCGTGAGCGCCGACACCGTGCGCCGCTGGGTGGACGGCGGTCGGCTGCCCGCCGCGCGCGACGAGCACGGCCACCGGGTGATCGACGGCGTCGTGCTGGCGGCGTTCGTGCGCGCCCAGGCCGCCGAGCCGGACGAGCGCGCCGAGTTCTCCTCGGCCCGTAACCGGCTGCGCGGCATCGTCACCGCGGTCACCACGGACACGGTGATGGCGCAGGTCGACATCCAGGCCGGCCCGTTCCGGATCGTGTCGTTGATGAGCCGGGAGGCGGTCGACGAGCTGGACCTGCGGGTCGGCTCGGTGGCGGTGGCCGTGATCAAGTCGACCACGGTGGTGGTGGAGCGCGCCTCGACCGCGCGGGGGAGGGCGGGCTCGTGA
- a CDS encoding RNA polymerase sigma factor codes for MVERTSASARDTDDRSAPPVGQRRDALPAETVAAFSAFYRDEVGKLVAFLVWQGASVADAADVAQETMRRALEQWVTIHRPGPWTRRVASREYARRVAGLPEVPADDLTDRNPLLRAPASEIAAWEARQEELRLLGHLPGRQRQVMAWTLEGYQPAEIAEQLRMTPEAVRSSLRKARRTLAAVWREESGRP; via the coding sequence GTGGTTGAGCGCACCAGCGCATCAGCCCGGGACACCGACGACCGGTCGGCACCCCCGGTCGGGCAGCGGCGGGACGCCCTGCCAGCGGAGACGGTCGCGGCGTTCAGCGCCTTCTACCGGGACGAGGTGGGGAAGCTGGTCGCGTTCCTGGTGTGGCAGGGCGCATCGGTGGCCGACGCGGCCGACGTCGCCCAGGAGACCATGCGACGCGCCCTGGAACAGTGGGTCACCATCCACCGTCCCGGCCCGTGGACCCGGCGGGTCGCCTCCCGGGAGTACGCCCGGCGGGTGGCCGGACTGCCGGAGGTGCCCGCCGACGACCTGACCGACCGGAACCCGCTGCTGCGCGCCCCCGCCTCCGAGATCGCCGCCTGGGAGGCCCGGCAGGAGGAGCTTCGCCTGCTCGGCCACCTGCCCGGCCGGCAACGGCAGGTGATGGCCTGGACGTTGGAGGGCTACCAGCCAGCCGAGATAGCCGAGCAGTTACGGATGACCCCGGAGGCGGTCCGCAGCAGCCTACGGAAGGCGCGACGGACGCTGGCCGCCGTGTGGCGCGAGGAGTCGGGCCGGCCATGA